TGTCACTGCCATCTTGCCACATTTCATGCAATGAGCAAATTTATTGTGTTTCATATGATTAGCCATAttgtttttattatgttttgggCATCTGTGccccatttttcttcatcgGATGCTGAAAGTCATATTTTTAAGCAGCCATATAAACATTTGTAGGAAGTAGCAGATTCTGTGAAGCAGGACTTTGGCAGCATAGACATTCTTGTTCACTCACTAGCGAACGGGCCAGAGGTAAACATGTGATTCATGTTCATCTGTTGGTGATTACTTTCTGTTTAGTGAATCTTTTAActatttatttgtctttttcaaaGGTAACCAAACCTTTGTTGGAAACGTCGAGGAGGGGTTATCTTGCGGCAATATCAGCTTCAAGTTACTCCTACGTTTCATTACTCAAGCATTTTATACCAATAATGAACCCAGGCACGTCTTTTTCTGTAATACTGCTCTATgaacagactcagattgtaaacaATAGTAAATATGTCATGCCACCTCACACATAGTGGATATGATTCTATTCTGAAGACCTGATGGTAATTCTGTAGGTGGTTCTTCAATATCACTTACCTACATTGCTTCTGAGAGGATAATTCCAGGGTACATTTTAACTCTGAATTTATCATTATTACTTCTCCTTTCCATGAATAATCAATAAGCAAGTTTATACAGGTATGGTGGAGGAATGAGTTCTGCAAAAGCTGCTCTAGAAAGTGACACACGGGTAAGTATACTGTTATGCCGTATTGCCATCATTCCTCTTGAGCTCCTACACACAACTTTTGTACATGATTGTGGGTCTCATGACCTGTTCAGGTGCTTGCTTTTGAAGCaggaagaaagaacaaaattagAGTGAATACTATATCCGCCGGTACGTTGGCATTTTCGCCCTTGTCATTTTGGAAGCATTATTTCAGAGCATCCAACTTACCTTTTTCCATAGGCCTCGAGGTTTTCTTTCTACAATTGCTCCTTTGTAGAAATATGTGATGAGATCAAAAGAATTAGGTTACTGTGTTCCTAATTATTGCAAAATTCCTGCCTATTTGGTCGACACCAGTCTTTGGTCCTTTTTAGCTGCTGTCTTTCTGAAAATTAGAGGTGGCAGATGTTACTACAATGCACCATATGTGGGGTAGACCTAGCATCTATTTGAATCATGAACAACCAAATATTATTTGAGATTATCAATGCATAACTTTCAGGTCCTTTAAGAAGCCGTGCAGCAAAAGCAATTGGATTTATCGATATGATGATAGAGTATTCCTTGGCCAATGCTCCTTTGCAGAAAGAACTGTCTGCAGGTGCTGTTCGCTGAACTCATCTGTGTTATTCTCTTTTTCGCATTTTTTGGCCATCCTATACTGAAGAGAAATCAATGTCAAACAGAGGAGGTGGGGAACACTGCTGCATTCTTGGCATCACCTTTGGCTTCTGCCATAACAGGAGCCGTTATATACGTTGACAATGGCCTAAATGCCATGGGAGTTGGAGTTGACAGTCCACTATTCGAGGGCCTTGACATACCAAAGGCCAAGCACTGAAGATTACACAGTGGGCGCAGCACTGGAAGTTTTGCCATCTCTGTTCAGTTTTTACTCTCTTTACCGGCACCATCAAAGGGAGGCTCCCAATTCAAGGCTCCAGATTTTGCCCTAGAGCGTTGATCTTCTTTTCTAATAAAGAAGGCACATTGCTTTCCATGAATTGGAAAAAACCATAAACACAAGCCACTAATCCGTCCATTTGTGCTTGCTAGGTTTAGAAAATAGGAATCGCTATGAAACCAATACCTTCACTTAAGTCTTGACAATGACAACTGAAAACAAAGGTGGAGATGATCAGCGTTTGAAAAATTTATCCGTTCTCTGCCATGAAGCAGAACTAGAAAAAGTGAGGACACGTTAGGGTAGAGAGGCTTTCTGGAGTGACCAGTCGTCGATGGTAAGGGTGATCCTCCAAAAAGGCTGATCACTGCAGGAAGAGGACACTGGGCCAGTCGTGAACAAAGCCTAGGGCAAAGTGTTCTTACGGAACAGTATCACCTCAATAAGTAGTCACATAACATGCGTGTGGTCTAGCCCAGAAAACGAGCAACGGCTTAATTCAGCTATTTATGACCAGTAACGAAGATAATGATTTAAGTGTAAACCCACTAGCACAAAGGCCACGGCAAGTCAGCAACTAAAATATAGATTCACTCGGATGGCTTGTTCCTGACATTTGATACAATAATTCTCATAACCAATTCTTCTGATTGAAGAATGACCAAATACAACAAAGTGCATCCTCACATGATTCAAAAACCTAAAATATACACAACAGTTGAAAGGCCTCGGTGAATAACAAAACTTCCCAAAGGAATAGAGGTATGCACTTTGAACTACACACTAAGTTAGGAAAACCTAGACCATCTACGTATATATACATTTATAAATGATAGAAACTATAGCAGCAAACACTGAAGGAGTCTTGACATGAGCCATTATTTCATAGAAGCCCCCTCAATGAAGTTTCCGTTTACATTTTCGGATGGCATTAGCTCTTGATGAAGTGTCGTCATCAACTACAGGAGAGTCTTCAACCACCGATTCTTCCTGTATGACCAAACCACGATTTCTAGTCAGTTTCCTAATGGGTGTTGTGGGTAATACTGATTGAGAATTACATGACACTAAATCTGCTTGAGAAGCAGCCGAGCAGGTCTGCTGCTCACGATGTGGCATCAACTCCTCTCCATGTGGTAGCGTGCTAATCATCATCTATTGCCAATAAGAAAAAGCTATGGTCATATTCCAGTAGATAGAAGAAATACTTTTTCGGtggaaatgaaaaaggaaagtagaagagatcttgatggatgaaaaagaacaaacaaaagagACTTGCATTATtttgaaggtgcagatgcataCCTTCCAATCCCTGTAATCAAATCTGAATACAAAATGACCGTAAGCCACTTCACCGGACAGAACAAGACTAGAAACAGGAGCATTTTTGGGTGCtgcaatacaaataattaacagTGTCAAGCAAAGGTGCAGCCACTGGCAATATTGAAGAATGAAACAGAAGTTCATGAAGACGAAATAGATCTTACAAACAAAGTGATAGCCCTTTTCATCCACAGTAACTTCAGCACGCCCATCTTTGACTAGGAAAGACAAAGCAAACAGATTCTCAACAGTCTGTGCAAAAGACTGTCTGTTCAAAATCAAGCTATCAAGTCCAACACGCTTCTTCCTTCTCAAGATCTCAAACATTGTTGACATGTTCTTGTCAGTATCCGTCTTCTTTTCAACCCCAGCATCATCAATCTGTCGCAAACAAACCACTTGACTTTTGTCATCTCAGTCATCTCAGTTCCAAAGATAATACTCAATGCACTTATTTTGAGCCTAAACTTACATGGAAATATAAAAGTCACGCACTTACTTAAGTTGAAAGTGGATCAGCAAGAGCATTGCAAGAGACTAAACTAACCAATAAATCTCACAGCTGAATTCACAGCCCCATCAGAACGAGCAAGAATTAGACAACTAAAATGCAATATTCCAGTAATGCAATACCACCATTGATGATTAACTCACttaccaaaaatgaaaaaacctGTTTCTCATGCAATAACTTCATTTACTCTGTCATCATTTGTCCCCTAGCTCATTTGCTCATGGTACCATAGACATGCTCAAGATGCATATTCTTTCaacataaatattaatattgaaaataaaaaactaatcTTCCTAATTTTCTCATACGTACAAAGTGAAATTTTTAGCTCTAACAAGTTATGTCATCAGGCAAACCAACTAGATACCTCTGCACgccttcttttttaaattaaaataaactatTCCAAAGGTGAAAATACCTCCTCAGGGCGAGAATTTTCAGTTGGCCTCGTATGCCTTCTATGAACAGTAACCTTCCTTTGCTTAAGCTGAGTATTCATTGGTCCAAGCCTATGATaagggaaaaagtcaaaaaccaGGAGAGAATCATGACACTAAAGTAACTGAATGATGATTTTCATGTCATGCAGGTGAAGAGTTCGAGAAGGATAACTCACATGGTACAACAGCCTTGGAAGTTTCTAAAGATAGGTGAAACACGTACACCTAAATCCTTCCAGATAAAAGGGACCTGATCATTTTCACCAATTCCCAAACCTCCCATCGGCTGACCGAACTCCTTGAGTAAGCAATTCACAAAATCCGATGGAGTTATGCCATCACTGGAGTATGATTTCACTGAGCTAACAAGAGTGTTCGCAATGCCTAACAGTGCCTCAGCATCCGCCACTTGCTCCCTCGGCTTCTGTACTGAACAAGTACACGGagaacgggaaaaaaaaaacccacagtTTCAATACTAAAATCAAATCAACAACCACCAGCAAATTTTTGTATAAAGAAGCAGAACGGCTCTCCAGTCACTAAATACTATAAATTCTGCAAAGGATCATATGGTGTGCTGTCAAATCCAAACCATTGCTCCGGTATAGAACTAAATCCCGATTTCAGTCGCTCACTTGATGGCTCATACATGACATAAGCACTAGAACGAAGCACCTAATGCATACGGAGCAACCATGCTCAGCAACTAATGCTTACAagcaaacataattaaaaaccAAATCTTGGAAGTTATGGGACAATTGATAGCCTTTACCTAGTTCGTACAAGTTCTCCACTTCAGTGATGATGGTAGCGAACTTATCCGAGTCGGCCCTCAGCAAGTCGTCTCTTTCGTCTACAACAacacgacaaagaaaatcgaTAACATCACTCTAAGGGTCAAGAAAAGAGGAGGGGAACAAGAAAACCGACGAGCAGAACAACGGAAGAACAAactccaacaaaaaaaaaaaaaaaaaatcaaggagcAGTAGCCACCGTTGATGAGGTTCTTGACGGCGAGGTAGTGGGAGCGCAAGACCCTGCGCTCAGAGTCGTCTTGCTCAGTCGCCTGCGACGACGGCTCCTTCTCCTCGCGGTTCCGGCTCGACCGCTCCCTCTTCGCGGCTCTGAGCTGCTCCGGGGCGGCGCCTCCGCCCGCGCCCTTCCTCTTCGAGCCAACCCCGGCGCCGCCGTCGGAGCTCACCGCCTTGCCCAGCCGCTCCCTCTTCACGGCCCCGAGCTGCTCCGGCGCGACGGCTCCGCCCGCGCCCTCCCTCTCCGAGCCGATCCCGGCGCCGTCGGAGGCCGCCGCCTCCGTCAACCGCCCCCTCTCCACGGGCCTGAGCCGCCGCGGGCCGACGGCTCCGCCCGCGCCCGTGGCCCTCGAGCCGATTTCGGCGCCGCCGGAGGCCGCCTCCGCCTCTTTCTTCATCGGCAAGAAACCGATCGAGAGAAAAACCCTAGCAATTGGGGCAGAAAAGCGAAACCCGAAGGTGAAGATTTTGCCGATCCGCGAGCGCGCGAGCGAGCGAGGAGAGAGAAGTTTGAATCgagtctctctcttctttctctctcttctatcgCCTTAAAtgctcatttttttccttttttttctttttttctgctctCGCTAGTTCTATATTCCCTTTTTTTGAAGGCTTTATTATGACTGATTTACAGCTGTAATTTCGTGACGGGTTTGCGCGGACAATAAATTCTCGATGGGACGATTGGGAAAGCCAGGCCAGCCGCGGGCGGAATTATAGCCATTtcagaattttgaatttgtccgatcttttttttttggtcccgAAGTGCTCGATGACATGACCGGCAGGGTATGTTAGAGCGTTCGATAGCTACCGACTTACATGAGGCAAGATCAGGAAGGGCACGTCTCCTTTGTTGATGCTACAAAAGTATACAATCCATTCGTCGTCAATTGAAATTAGCCATGCAATCTTCAGTGTCCAGTCGAGTCAGGTCGACGGCGTGGTTTCGAATTTGGTACGCCATTCGGTAGTGAAAAGTTGTGACGTTACCATTTGAAATTTGTAACGCTTGACTCTAGTAATTT
The nucleotide sequence above comes from Eucalyptus grandis isolate ANBG69807.140 chromosome 2, ASM1654582v1, whole genome shotgun sequence. Encoded proteins:
- the LOC104432956 gene encoding enoyl-[acyl-carrier-protein] reductase [NADH], chloroplastic isoform X2 codes for the protein MASTMASGLHFATARPNVSSSHRALRLGATILGYDSKVASWAKLASACHLSCMLPFRGISSSSGLKSAKPVTKAMSEDSQSKPSSGLPIDLRGKRAFIAGVADDNGYGWAIAKSLAAAGAEILLGTWVPALNIFETSLRRGKFDESRVLPDGSVMEISKVYPLDAVYDNPDDVPEDVKTNKRYAASSKWTVQEVADSVKQDFGSIDILVHSLANGPEVTKPLLETSRRGYLAAISASSYSYVSLLKHFIPIMNPGGSSISLTYIASERIIPGYGGGMSSAKAALESDTRVLAFEAGRKNKIRVNTISAGPLRSRAAKAIGFIDMMIEYSLANAPLQKELSAEEVGNTAAFLASPLASAITGAVIYVDNGLNAMGVGVDSPLFEGLDIPKAKH
- the LOC104432957 gene encoding non-structural maintenance of chromosomes element 4 homolog A isoform X1 encodes the protein MKKEAEAASGGAEIGSRATGAGGAVGPRRLRPVERGRLTEAAASDGAGIGSEREGAGGAVAPEQLGAVKRERLGKAVSSDGGAGVGSKRKGAGGGAAPEQLRAAKRERSSRNREEKEPSSQATEQDDSERRVLRSHYLAVKNLINDERDDLLRADSDKFATIITEVENLYELVQKPREQVADAEALLGIANTLVSSVKSYSSDGITPSDFVNCLLKEFGQPMGGLGIGENDQVPFIWKDLGVRVSPIFRNFQGCCTMLGPMNTQLKQRKVTVHRRHTRPTENSRPEEIDDAGVEKKTDTDKNMSTMFEILRRKKRVGLDSLILNRQSFAQTVENLFALSFLVKDGRAEVTVDEKGYHFVSPKNAPVSSLVLSGEVAYGHFVFRFDYRDWKMMISTLPHGEELMPHREQQTCSAASQADLVSCNSQSVLPTTPIRKLTRNRGLVIQEESVVEDSPVVDDDTSSRANAIRKCKRKLH
- the LOC104432957 gene encoding non-structural maintenance of chromosomes element 4 homolog A isoform X2, whose product is MKKEAEAASGGAEIGSRATGAGGAVGPRRLRPVERGRLTEAAASDGAGIGSEREGAGGAVAPEQLGAVKRERLGKAVSSDGGAGVGSKRKGAGGGAAPEQLRAAKRERSSRNREEKEPSSQATEQDDSERRVLRSHYLAVKNLINDERDDLLRADSDKFATIITEVENLYELVQKPREQVADAEALLGIANTLVSSVKSYSSDGITPSDFVNCLLKEFGQPMGGLGIGENDQVPFIWKDLGVRVSPIFRNFQGCCTMLGPMNTQLKQRKVTVHRRHTRPTENSRPEEIDDAGVEKKTDTDKNMSTMFEILRRKKRVGLDSLILNRQSFAQTVENLFALSFLVKDGRAEVTVDEKGYHFVSPKNAPVSSLVLSGEVAYGHFVFRFDYRDWKMMISTLPHGEELMPHREQQTCSAASQADLVS